Proteins from a genomic interval of Medicago truncatula cultivar Jemalong A17 chromosome 3, MtrunA17r5.0-ANR, whole genome shotgun sequence:
- the LOC11444160 gene encoding calcium sensing receptor, chloroplastic isoform X1 translates to MRMLPFCSSTPCYSPSSQIPLFGGLQSLCPIRKDFESRGVVEENVHLGLYHGTPSLRSSFTAQAIKTVSAWDNSSLSTGEFRYSLSTVPEELVDFAKQSTEVSEPLVAPTVHPEAILSSTDITSGKIESVPSLIKGGNESLAATKASATEVFAGINETFSDSINKGENALRSSVDTATSFIDSVVKNATTSADNAFSKVFSAADQTGDLANKKITSFSSEIDGVTSKAPGLVIDVLRRTVVAVESSLSSGASYVVYLYGSAKEFIPAEIRDTVNIYEDKAAQVLRPVGSATQQIYMAFYSLEKSLGLDPNDPIIPFVVFVGSSATLWTIYWLWKYGGYSGDLSPKSAFELLAGDSNAVLIDVRSEDLREKDGIPDIRRAARFRYASVTPIEVDGSIRKLLKGGRDLDDSLIAAIIQNLKIVKDSSKVIVLDADGTRSKGIARSLKKIGVKNPYLVQGGFQSWVKQSLRIKELKPETALTILNEEAEAILEDIRPSPWQLLGSGTALLAGSYALVEWEKTLQLIGVFGLSLTIYLRVSSYEKSEDLNQDVRFLLLAPVKIGGQAFSWAAGKLESNGIGLPTSPSSLDVQNRVLQAAAKHESQPSDSEGSQDPTPESTVSLN, encoded by the exons ATGAGAATGTTACCTTTTTGTTCATCCACTCCGTGTTATTCCCCATCTTCTCAG ATTCCCTTATTTGGGGGACTGCAATCTCTATGTCCAATTCGAAAGGATTTTGAAAGTAGAGGTGTGGTAGAAGAAAATGTACATTTAGGTTTGTATCATGGAACACCCTCACTCAGAAGTTCATTTACAGCACAAGCTATAAAGACTGTCTCAGCTTGGGATAATTCATCACTCAGTACTGGAGAATTCAGATATAGTTTATCTACTGTTCCCGAGGAATTAGTAGACTTTGCAAAACAATCAACTGAAGTGTCTGAGCCATTAGTAGCACCTACTGTACATCCAGAAGCAATATTATCGAGTACTGATATAACGTCGGGGAAGATTGAATCTGTGCCGAGTTTGATTAAAGGGGGTAATGAATCGTTAGCCGCAACTAAAGCAAGTGCCACTGAAGTTTTTGCTGGAATCAATGAAACATTCAGTGACTCAATTAATAAGGGAGAAAATGCTCTTCGAAGCTCAGTGGATACTGCCACTTCTTTTATTGATTCCGTTGTTAAAAATGCTACTACATCTGCAGATAATGCTTTTAGTAAGGTGTTTTCTGCTGCTGATCAAACGGGGGACTTAGCGAATAAGAAAATTACTAGCTTTTCAAGTGAGATAGATGGAGTCACCAGTAAAGCGCCTGGTTTGGTTATTGATGTGTTGCGACGTACAGTGGTTGCTGTAGAGAGTTCTCTATCAAGTGGGGCTTCTTATGTTGTTTACCTATATGGGTCGGCGAAGGAGTTTATTCCTGCAGAGATCAGGGATACAGTCAATATATATGAAGATAAAGCAGCACAAGTCTTGAGGCCTGTTGGGTCTGCAACTCAACAG ATATACATGGCTTTCTATTCACTGGAGAAGAGTCTTGGCTTGGATCCAAATGACCCAATTATtccatttgttgtttttgtgggCTCTTCAGCAACATTATG GACTATTTATTGGTTGTGGAAATATGGAGGTTACTCAGGAGATTTATCCCCTAAATCAGCTTTCGAGCTCTTGGCCGGGGACTCAAATGCTGTACTTATAGATGTCCGCTCCGAG GACTTGCGAGAAAAAGATGGTATTCCTGATATTCGACGGGCTGCTCGGTTTCGCTATGCAAGTGTAACTCCAATTGAG GTTGATGGCTCCATACGCAAGTTGTTGAAGGGGGGTAGAGACCTAGATGACTCCTTGATTGCTGCtattattcaaaatttgaaaattgttaaG GACAGTTCCAAGGTTATTGTGTTGGATGCTGATGGTACTCGTTCTAAAGGCATTGCAAGATCCTTGAAGAAAATTGGGGTTAAG AATCCGTACTTGGTCCAAGGTGGCTTTCAGTCTTGGGTAAAACAAAGTCTCCGCATCAAGGAACTCAAACCTGAGACAGCACTTACCATACTCAACGAG GAAGCTGAAGCAATTCTAGAGGATATTAGACCTTCTCCTTGGCAACTTTTAGGTTCTGGTACG GCACTACTTGCGGGGTCATATGCATTAGTAG AGTGGGAGAAAACATTGCAGTTAATTGGTGTATTTGGCCTCAGTCTG ACCATATATCTGCGGGTTTCTTCGTATGAAAAGTCAGAAGATTTGAACCAAGATGTGAG GTTTTTATTGCTTGCTCCTGTTAAAATTGGAGGTCAGGCATTTTCATGGGCTGCTGGAAAATTGGAATCAAATGGCATAGGGTTACCTACATCACCTTCATCATTGGATGTTCAGAACCGGGTACTACAGGCTGCCGCGAAACATGAATCCCAACCCTCTGATAGTGAAGGGAGCCAAGACCCTACTCCCGAATCCACAGTTTCTCTCAATTAA
- the LOC11444160 gene encoding uncharacterized protein isoform X2, translated as MRMLPFCSSTPCYSPSSQIPLFGGLQSLCPIRKDFESRGVVEENVHLGLYHGTPSLRSSFTAQAIKTVSAWDNSSLSTGEFRYSLSTVPEELVDFAKQSTEVSEPLVAPTVHPEAILSSTDITSGNESLAATKASATEVFAGINETFSDSINKGENALRSSVDTATSFIDSVVKNATTSADNAFSKVFSAADQTGDLANKKITSFSSEIDGVTSKAPGLVIDVLRRTVVAVESSLSSGASYVVYLYGSAKEFIPAEIRDTVNIYEDKAAQVLRPVGSATQQIYMAFYSLEKSLGLDPNDPIIPFVVFVGSSATLWTIYWLWKYGGYSGDLSPKSAFELLAGDSNAVLIDVRSEDLREKDGIPDIRRAARFRYASVTPIEVDGSIRKLLKGGRDLDDSLIAAIIQNLKIVKDSSKVIVLDADGTRSKGIARSLKKIGVKNPYLVQGGFQSWVKQSLRIKELKPETALTILNEEAEAILEDIRPSPWQLLGSGTALLAGSYALVEWEKTLQLIGVFGLSLTIYLRVSSYEKSEDLNQDVRFLLLAPVKIGGQAFSWAAGKLESNGIGLPTSPSSLDVQNRVLQAAAKHESQPSDSEGSQDPTPESTVSLN; from the exons ATGAGAATGTTACCTTTTTGTTCATCCACTCCGTGTTATTCCCCATCTTCTCAG ATTCCCTTATTTGGGGGACTGCAATCTCTATGTCCAATTCGAAAGGATTTTGAAAGTAGAGGTGTGGTAGAAGAAAATGTACATTTAGGTTTGTATCATGGAACACCCTCACTCAGAAGTTCATTTACAGCACAAGCTATAAAGACTGTCTCAGCTTGGGATAATTCATCACTCAGTACTGGAGAATTCAGATATAGTTTATCTACTGTTCCCGAGGAATTAGTAGACTTTGCAAAACAATCAACTGAAGTGTCTGAGCCATTAGTAGCACCTACTGTACATCCAGAAGCAATATTATCGAGTACTGATATAACGTC GGGTAATGAATCGTTAGCCGCAACTAAAGCAAGTGCCACTGAAGTTTTTGCTGGAATCAATGAAACATTCAGTGACTCAATTAATAAGGGAGAAAATGCTCTTCGAAGCTCAGTGGATACTGCCACTTCTTTTATTGATTCCGTTGTTAAAAATGCTACTACATCTGCAGATAATGCTTTTAGTAAGGTGTTTTCTGCTGCTGATCAAACGGGGGACTTAGCGAATAAGAAAATTACTAGCTTTTCAAGTGAGATAGATGGAGTCACCAGTAAAGCGCCTGGTTTGGTTATTGATGTGTTGCGACGTACAGTGGTTGCTGTAGAGAGTTCTCTATCAAGTGGGGCTTCTTATGTTGTTTACCTATATGGGTCGGCGAAGGAGTTTATTCCTGCAGAGATCAGGGATACAGTCAATATATATGAAGATAAAGCAGCACAAGTCTTGAGGCCTGTTGGGTCTGCAACTCAACAG ATATACATGGCTTTCTATTCACTGGAGAAGAGTCTTGGCTTGGATCCAAATGACCCAATTATtccatttgttgtttttgtgggCTCTTCAGCAACATTATG GACTATTTATTGGTTGTGGAAATATGGAGGTTACTCAGGAGATTTATCCCCTAAATCAGCTTTCGAGCTCTTGGCCGGGGACTCAAATGCTGTACTTATAGATGTCCGCTCCGAG GACTTGCGAGAAAAAGATGGTATTCCTGATATTCGACGGGCTGCTCGGTTTCGCTATGCAAGTGTAACTCCAATTGAG GTTGATGGCTCCATACGCAAGTTGTTGAAGGGGGGTAGAGACCTAGATGACTCCTTGATTGCTGCtattattcaaaatttgaaaattgttaaG GACAGTTCCAAGGTTATTGTGTTGGATGCTGATGGTACTCGTTCTAAAGGCATTGCAAGATCCTTGAAGAAAATTGGGGTTAAG AATCCGTACTTGGTCCAAGGTGGCTTTCAGTCTTGGGTAAAACAAAGTCTCCGCATCAAGGAACTCAAACCTGAGACAGCACTTACCATACTCAACGAG GAAGCTGAAGCAATTCTAGAGGATATTAGACCTTCTCCTTGGCAACTTTTAGGTTCTGGTACG GCACTACTTGCGGGGTCATATGCATTAGTAG AGTGGGAGAAAACATTGCAGTTAATTGGTGTATTTGGCCTCAGTCTG ACCATATATCTGCGGGTTTCTTCGTATGAAAAGTCAGAAGATTTGAACCAAGATGTGAG GTTTTTATTGCTTGCTCCTGTTAAAATTGGAGGTCAGGCATTTTCATGGGCTGCTGGAAAATTGGAATCAAATGGCATAGGGTTACCTACATCACCTTCATCATTGGATGTTCAGAACCGGGTACTACAGGCTGCCGCGAAACATGAATCCCAACCCTCTGATAGTGAAGGGAGCCAAGACCCTACTCCCGAATCCACAGTTTCTCTCAATTAA